The Candidatus Eisenbacteria bacterium sequence GAGCGCTTCCACCCAGCGCGGGCCGGCGTCTCCGTCGTACGGCGGATCGAGGAAGACGAGCCGCCAGGTGCCGCTCAGGTGGCCCGGCAGCTCGGCCCGGTCCAGATCGCCTTCGTGCACGCGCGCTTCCTCGCCGAACCCCAGCTCGCGCAGGTTGCGCGCGAGGCGCCGCGCGATCTCGGGGCTCTTCTCCACGAAGTCCGCCGACCGCGCGCCGCGGCTCAAGGCCTCGATGCCGAGCGCACCCGTTCCCGCGTAGAGATCCAGCACCCGGGCCCCCGTCACGAGCCGCGGCCCCAGGATGTCGAAGATCGCCTCGCGGGCCCGCTCCGACGTGGGACGAACGCCGCGCTCGGGAACCGAGAGGCGTCGCCCGCGGAGGGCCCCTCCTACGATGCGGACGAGCCCCACCGCGATCCCGCCTCCCAGGCGGCCACGACCGCTTCCGCCACCTCGGCGATCGTTCGCCCCTCGGTGTCGACCTCCGCGTCGGCGGCGGCCCGGTACGTCCCGGCGCGCGCCTCGAGGAGCTCGCGAAGCTTCCGCTCGGGCTCCTCGCGCACGAGCGGCCTCGCCTCGGCGCCGCCTGGCCCCACCCGGCGCGCGGCGGTCCGGGGCTCCACGCGAAGCCACACGACGAACGCGCCCGCGCGCAGGCGTTCCCGGTTCTCGGCGCTCCCGAGAGCGCCCGCGCCGATCGCGATCACTCCGCTCCGTCCCGTACCCTCGCCGCTCAGCGCGTCACGGAGCGCCCCGGATTCCGCGGCGCGGAACGCGGACTCGCCTCTCGTCTCGATCAGCGCCGCCACGCTCGTGCCGGTCTCGCGTTCCACGAGAGCGTCCAGGTCGACCGCCGTGAGCCCGAGCCGCGACGCGACGAGGGGAGCGACCTCGGTCTTCCCCGCCCCCGACAGGCCGATCAGCGCGATCCAGGCCGTGAGCCGATCCTCCAGGGTCCGACGACAACGGGGCCCTCCCGATCTCGGGAAGGCCCCGCAGGATACCACGGCGAGCGGGACGCGGAAGCGTCCCCCGCCGCGCCTATTCGCTCGAAGCGGTCGTCTCGCCCAGGATCTTCGGCGTGAGGAAGATCAGGAGCTCCCGCTTCTGCTTCACGGTCGTGTTCGACTTGAAGAGCATCCCCAGGAGCGGCAGGTCCATGAGGACCGGCACGCCGCGCTCGGTCACGCTCTCGTTGCTGCGGATGAGTCCGCCGATGACCGCGGTCTGCCCGTCGTCCACCATGACCCGCGTGTCGGCCATCGTCGTGTTGATGATGATGCCGCCCTGCACCGTGGCCTGGGACGAGAGGTCCGAGACCTCGGGGTGGACGTCCATCGTGATCTTGTTGCCCACGTTGATGTGGGGCGTCACGCTCAGCTTGATGCCGATCGTGGTGAGCTGCGTGACCGCGTTCCCGGCGAAGTCCTGCACGATGAGCG is a genomic window containing:
- the rsmD gene encoding 16S rRNA (guanine(966)-N(2))-methyltransferase RsmD; its protein translation is MGLVRIVGGALRGRRLSVPERGVRPTSERAREAIFDILGPRLVTGARVLDLYAGTGALGIEALSRGARSADFVEKSPEIARRLARNLRELGFGEEARVHEGDLDRAELPGHLSGTWRLVFLDPPYDGDAGPRWVEALARASCLDPDGIVIYERRKGASAPSPSAFTLATERTYGDTTVAFYRAGGPPGAPGEGEP
- a CDS encoding shikimate kinase yields the protein MVSCGAFPRSGGPRCRRTLEDRLTAWIALIGLSGAGKTEVAPLVASRLGLTAVDLDALVERETGTSVAALIETRGESAFRAAESGALRDALSGEGTGRSGVIAIGAGALGSAENRERLRAGAFVVWLRVEPRTAARRVGPGGAEARPLVREEPERKLRELLEARAGTYRAAADAEVDTEGRTIAEVAEAVVAAWEAGSRWGSSAS